The Brachyspira hyodysenteriae ATCC 27164 sequence GATTTCAGATTAGGTTATGTTCCTAGTGTTATTTCACCTTTAATATCATATAAGTTAGAAGATAAAAGAAATAGAGTATATGCAAGAATAAAAAATGTAAAATTAGATGCTACAGATGAGTGTAAAATAGAAATAAGGGTATTTATAGATATAGCTAAGAAAAAGAAAAAAGCTATGTGAGCTATAATATTGCATATAAAAAAATATATGATATTATATATTCATTATGAATAAAGTTTCAGTAAAAACAGAGATTGAATTTCAAAAAGTCAAAGATAATTACATAAAAGAACCATTTAAACACTGTATTTATATACTAACAGGTAAGGAAAGGCTTTTTAAAAAGGCATTTATAGCAGCTATGCATTCAAATATGTTTCCAGATGAAGGAGACAGCGAGATGAATTATAGTGTATTTTATGATAAAAATGATGCTATAGGTTTTACTCCTTTGGAAGTAGCTGATACTCCTCCGTTTGGATCTAAATTAAGATTAATAGTAATTTATAAATATAATAATTTTCAGGAAGATTTTTTAGATTACTGCTCAAATCCTTCAAAAACTTCTATAGTTATACTTGAAACAGAAAATTCTTTGGAAGAAGATCCTATATACAAATATTTTTCCAAAAAGAAAGATATTAATAATATATATTTTATAGATTTTCCGCTTCCAGATGAAAAAGATTTCAGAGGATTAATAAATGCTTATATAATTAAACAAGGTAAAAAAATATCTTCTGAGGCAATAGAATACCTTATTAATAATATAAATTTGGATTATGATTCACTTTATTCTGAACTTGGAAAAATATGCAGCTATAATGATAAAGAATATTTGAATGTTGAAGATATTGCAGATTTTACTTATGTATCAAAAAACAGAAATATATTTGATTTTTTAGATGCTGTTTTTGAAAGAGATAGAAGAAAATCTTTCAGTATAATGCATAGATTAGATCAAGATGCTTCAAGTTCTTTAACTTTGATGATGAATAATTTTATGGCTATTTATTATATGAAAATATTTCCGCCTCAAACTACATTGAGTGAAATAAGCAAATTGACAAAAATACCAGAATTTATATTGAAAAAGAAAAAAACTTCACTTAAATTGTTTTCATTAGAAGAGGTAGTAAACATATTATCCAAAATATCATATTTAAATACTTTAAGTGTTACTACACCTGCAAATATATTCAAAGCACATTTTGAATTATTTTTATTTACAATAACAAGATAAAATTGTAAACATAATTAGGTATAATTCTATTATATAAGCATTTTTATAATATAATATTCTGAAATATTTAAACTAAAAATACATTTTGTATTTAATTTATCAGCATTTATTTTACATAATTATATATTCTAACATAAAAATTAGATAAATAGAACAACTTTTATACTACAATTCATAAATTTGTTCCATATTAATAGAATTTGCTTTGACAAATAACATTTTATTTTGTATAATATATATTAATTAGGAGGAGTTTTTTCTATGTATTTAGTAAACCTTATGGAACAGAAAGTTTCAAAACTAGCCGATTCATACCTAAAAGAAAAAAATATTCCCGTTAATACTAATATGCGTATGGATATAATAGCATATACTCTAAATAGAGTTCAGCCACAATATGTTACAAGTGCCAGAGGAGTTCTTCATAGCTATAATAGGGATCCTATACAGAGCAATACAGAAATATTAAGTATTATAGCAGATGCTTGCGAAATAGTTACTAGAAGAAAGGAAAATACATTGTTGGAGTCAGTTCCTTCTATTGATGAAAGCGGATATTATCTAACTTATCCTAGTATAATGGGTAATATTACTGCTTCTAATAATTTTGAAAAAATAGAAAATGCTTTAGTTTATATATTTTCAGATGGAAAAATATTACAAGGTTATGGAGTTAATTTCCCTAATCCTGCTATAGTATCAAGTAATGTTCCTGGTAAATTTATGTTCTGCTTTATGCCTAAAAGAGTGGATTCTAATTCTGAAGTTGAAGTTAAGCTTGATATAGTGGTAGAATCTGAGAAATTTATGCAGTATGAAAGTGTATTAACTTTTAAGTTGAAACCATCATATTATAATGCAGGAGATATGCCGCTATTTTCTATAGAAGAGGTTAATGATATACTTCTTATAGAGAATCATAATATACCTAGCTGACTATAATGTATTTACCTATGTCAAATATACACCGGTTGAAGATTTGAAGAGAATTTGATGAGAGTAATTAGATTTATAGTATTTGCATGTTTTTTAGTTATTTTTATAGTTATAGCGAACATAATTCATAAGAATATCAATTCTTATGAGGTTGTTAATATAAAAAATCCCTTTACATATTATAACTTGATAGCTTACAGTAATAATGATATTAAATCATTGGCTTCTTTATCGTTTAAAGATTCTTTTGAAAGTTTAGCAGATATGTTTGATGTAGAAAGAGCTTTTGTTGTAAATAATATATTAAAAAAAGATATAAAAATTAGGGAAGATGATGCTGAGTTAATCGTATTTACAGGAAGCAATTCAATATCGCAGATAACTGTAAATAGCTATGATAATGTTGAAAATTTATTTGAAAATGTTTTTGAAAGTTTAACTTCGAATAATATACAATTAGAAAAGCAGTCTTTAGATGATGAAGAAGGAAATATTCTAGCAGAAATTTATACTCATAAAACTGATACGTATAAGTTAATTATAACAAAGACTTATATGTCAAATGCTAGTAATTTATCTATAGATTATGTTAATTTGTCATCTTTATAATGATTTTTTTCTGTATAATTTGTATAAAACATTATTTTTTTCTTGACAAATAATTTACTTGATATAATATTACTAAATAAGATTAATTATTAATTGCTTTAGCAAGGAAATTAGGGTTATGAATAATACAAGAAATACAATACAGAAACAAGTGATTTTAAATGCTGTAAGAGAGCTTCAAAATCATCCTACTTCAGAAGAAGTTTATAATCATATAAAACCAAACTTCCCATCTATAAGTTTGGGCACAGTATATAGAAATCTTAATTTATTGTCAGAAACTAAAGAAATACAGAAATTATCTATAATAGATGATGCTGTACGTTTTGATCATATAACAAATGATCATTATCATTTTCAATGCAGTAAATGTAAAAAATTATTAGATATACCAATGGAATATCAGAAGAAACTAGATGAATTAGTTTCTAAAGAATATGATGTTGAGATATTCAAACATGATATTGTATTCACAGGTATCTGTAAAAATTGTAAAGATTTATAATTTATTTGTGCATATTCTTATCATAAATTTTATAATGATTTTTATTTTTTAATAATAAGTATATTGAAAGTCTTGATTTTAATATTTATATTTTATATACTATTTATATAACATTTTAAATTTAAGGAATAATTATGTCAAAAGGCTATTTAGCTTTAGTGCTGCATGCTCACTTGCCTTATGTGAGACACCCTGAACATGAAAATTTTTTGGAGGAAGAATGGTTATATGAAGCCATCACAGAAACTTATATACCTCTATTAGATGCTTATGATAGAATGGTAAATGATGGAGTAAATTTCAAGATAACTATGAGCGTAACTCCGCCTCTTATGAATATGTTGGCTAATGAATTGCTTCAAAATAGATATGTTAATTATATAGAGAAATTAATAAAATTGTCGGAATTAGAATGTGAAAGAACTTCATTAGATCCTAACTTTCACCATACAGCTGAATTTTACAGAGATAAGTTTAAAAAGATAAGAGATATTTTTGTTTATAAGTATAATAAAAACTTATTGAATGGATTTAGATATTTCTTAGAAAGAGGTAATTTAGAAATAATAACCTGCGGTGCTACTCATGGATTCTTCCCATTTATGCAGGAATATCCTAAGGCAATAGAAGCTCAATTAAAAATGGCTGTAAAAACCCATGAAAGACATTTGGGTAGAAAGCCTACAGGAATATGGCTTGGTGAATGCGGTTTCTTCCCAGGACTTGAAAAACATCTTGCCAATAATGGAATTAAATACTTCTTTGTTGATACTCATGGTATTATGTATGCTGACAAAGTACCTAAATATGGTGTTTATGCTCCTTTATACTGTTCAAGAGAGAGCAGGGTAGCAGCATTCGGAAGAGATATAGAGAGTTCAAGAAGTGTATGGAGTGCCGAAGTAGGTTATCCAGGAGACTTTAGATACAGAGAATTCTATAGAGATATAGGTTATGATTTGCCTTTCGAATATATTAAGGATTTCATACAAAGCAATGGACTTAGAAAGAATACAGGAATAAAATATTATAGAATCACAGGTAAAGACTGTGCTAAAGAACCTTATAATCCTGAATGGGCTATGGAAGCTGCTGGAGATCATGCTGGAAACTTTATGTTCAATAGAGAAAAACAAATTGAATATTTAGATTCTGTTATGGACAGACCTCCTATAGTTGTATCTCCTTATGACGCTGAATTATTCGGACACTGGTGGTATGAAGGTCCTATGTTCATAGAGTTCTTAATGAGAAAGATACACTATGATCAAAATACAATAGAGACTATTACACCTAAAGAATATTTGGAAAGACACCCTGTAAACCAAATATCAATGCCTTCAATGTCAAGCTGGGGTGCTAACGGATATGGAGAAGTATGGCTTAATGGTACTAATGGTTGGATATACAGACACTTACATAAAGCTGCTGAAAGAATGATAGAATTAGCTCATGATTACTATAATGAAACAGGACTTTATGAGAGAGCATTGAATCAGGCAGCCCGTGAATTATTGCTTGCTCAAAGCAGCGACTGGGCTTTCATAATGCATACAGGTACTATGGTTGAATATGCAGTTAATACTACAAAATTATATATAAAGAGATTTACTGATCTTTATTATGCTATTAAAAACAGAGATTTAAACGAAGAATGGCTAAGCAAAATAGAATGGCGCGATGATATATTCCCAGAAATGGATTTCAGAATATACAATTAAATAATTCTGTTTTAGCGGAAATAAGTAAAAATTAAGAGAGTATGTGTATTTTTAATATGCATACTCTTTTTTAATGTTAAAGTTTTATATTTTTTATAAAATATTTAATTAAATTATATTTCTATATTTTTTATGATAATTGATATTAGGTAAATTTTGTTATATAGAGTTGGTTATATTAAAATTATTTAATATGTATAATGATTTATAGGCTTTATTTATTTGAGTCATTTAATTCGTTTTCTAGTATTTTATTCTTGTAGTAAATATAGAATTGTATTGATAAACTGCTTATTATTATTTTATAAGAATAATTATTATATATAAACCCAAAAATATATTATTTATAATGATGCATGAAAAAATTGGAGATGGCGGGACTCGAACCCGCGTCCTACGAAGCGTACCACATTCGTCTACATAGCATATCTTATCTTTAAAGGTTTCGCCTTATAGGTAGAAGACAAGCAGAAAAACTATAAGACTAGCATGAGTGTACGTAATATTAGGCTCATACGGCACCTAATACAAGTTCTATGTGTTTTGGCACCGAAAAAGCAACCCATAGACAAATCACTTAATCAGCGGCAACTTCAATTAAGCTGCAAGTGCGTATTCGTCTGCACTTATTTTTTAGTATGATATTAACGTGCATACACCTAGCACGACTATGCAAAATATGTTCCAACCATCGCAGTCGAAGCCGGAGCATCCCCTTTCAAAGAACAAATATTGTTTTCATAATATCATTTATAATAAAATTGTCAATATTGAAATTTATATTAAATATTGAAACAGTATGTTTTTTATGCATTTCTATCTTGAATTTTT is a genomic window containing:
- the holA gene encoding DNA polymerase III subunit delta, which gives rise to MNKVSVKTEIEFQKVKDNYIKEPFKHCIYILTGKERLFKKAFIAAMHSNMFPDEGDSEMNYSVFYDKNDAIGFTPLEVADTPPFGSKLRLIVIYKYNNFQEDFLDYCSNPSKTSIVILETENSLEEDPIYKYFSKKKDINNIYFIDFPLPDEKDFRGLINAYIIKQGKKISSEAIEYLINNINLDYDSLYSELGKICSYNDKEYLNVEDIADFTYVSKNRNIFDFLDAVFERDRRKSFSIMHRLDQDASSSLTLMMNNFMAIYYMKIFPPQTTLSEISKLTKIPEFILKKKKTSLKLFSLEEVVNILSKISYLNTLSVTTPANIFKAHFELFLFTITR
- a CDS encoding late competence development ComFB family protein, whose amino-acid sequence is MYLVNLMEQKVSKLADSYLKEKNIPVNTNMRMDIIAYTLNRVQPQYVTSARGVLHSYNRDPIQSNTEILSIIADACEIVTRRKENTLLESVPSIDESGYYLTYPSIMGNITASNNFEKIENALVYIFSDGKILQGYGVNFPNPAIVSSNVPGKFMFCFMPKRVDSNSEVEVKLDIVVESEKFMQYESVLTFKLKPSYYNAGDMPLFSIEEVNDILLIENHNIPS
- a CDS encoding Fur family transcriptional regulator, giving the protein MNNTRNTIQKQVILNAVRELQNHPTSEEVYNHIKPNFPSISLGTVYRNLNLLSETKEIQKLSIIDDAVRFDHITNDHYHFQCSKCKKLLDIPMEYQKKLDELVSKEYDVEIFKHDIVFTGICKNCKDL
- a CDS encoding glycoside hydrolase family 57 protein; its protein translation is MSKGYLALVLHAHLPYVRHPEHENFLEEEWLYEAITETYIPLLDAYDRMVNDGVNFKITMSVTPPLMNMLANELLQNRYVNYIEKLIKLSELECERTSLDPNFHHTAEFYRDKFKKIRDIFVYKYNKNLLNGFRYFLERGNLEIITCGATHGFFPFMQEYPKAIEAQLKMAVKTHERHLGRKPTGIWLGECGFFPGLEKHLANNGIKYFFVDTHGIMYADKVPKYGVYAPLYCSRESRVAAFGRDIESSRSVWSAEVGYPGDFRYREFYRDIGYDLPFEYIKDFIQSNGLRKNTGIKYYRITGKDCAKEPYNPEWAMEAAGDHAGNFMFNREKQIEYLDSVMDRPPIVVSPYDAELFGHWWYEGPMFIEFLMRKIHYDQNTIETITPKEYLERHPVNQISMPSMSSWGANGYGEVWLNGTNGWIYRHLHKAAERMIELAHDYYNETGLYERALNQAARELLLAQSSDWAFIMHTGTMVEYAVNTTKLYIKRFTDLYYAIKNRDLNEEWLSKIEWRDDIFPEMDFRIYN